One window from the genome of Pleuronectes platessa chromosome 2 unlocalized genomic scaffold, fPlePla1.1 SUPER_2_unloc_2, whole genome shotgun sequence encodes:
- the LOC128436289 gene encoding NACHT, LRR and PYD domains-containing protein 3 isoform X10: MSGSKEEEDRAESPGSSCVSLHSDMSNDHPPLLFSKEPGPSHTKHVCVCRGQDHRLRAESPGSSCLSLRSDMSIDHPLLFSKEPGPSHTKHVCVCRGQDHRLRAESPGSSCLSLRSDMSIDHPLLFSKEPGPSHTKGQDHRLRAESPGSSCLSLRSDMSIDHPLLFSNEPGPSHTESQDHRLRAESPGSRCLSLRSDMSIDHPLLFSKEPGPSHTEERKRSHVSEEEQSSCCASCQDVLKDPVSTSCGHWFCRQCITSYWDQSGSSGDSFCPQCGQRSRTGAGGQTAADRGLQEVSDEHKLSVRRTCEHVTEGSDETGSRTLLNRIYTELHITEGQSEEVNTQHEVRQLETASKMKILQDTPIKVHDIFKASTDQQSSIRVVLTNGVAGVGKTFSVQKFTLDWAEGLENQDVGLLAVLSFRELNLVKDQQHSLLTLLHVFHPELQKLTAETLAVCKPLFIFDGLDESRPSLDFNHRELVSEVTQRSSVNVLLTNLIRGNLLPSALVWITSRPAAANQIPPACVDRVTEVRGFTDAQKEEYFRRRFSDEELCSRIISHIKTSRSLHIMCQIPVFCWISATVLEHMLTTDQRGELPKTLTDLYSHFLLVQTKRKNNKYGEGHETSPQQLTEADRDVLLKLGRLALKHLEEGNLMFYQEDLERCGLNVTERPRCTQEFVLRSSEESV, translated from the exons atgagtggatctaaggaggaagaggacagagcagagtctccagggtccagctgtgtgtctctgcataGTGACATGTCCAATGATCATCCTCCTCTActcttcagtaaagaacctggaccctcacacacaaa acatgtttgtgtttgcagaggtcaggaccacagactgagagcagagtctccagggtccagctgtctgtctctgaggagTGACATGTCCATAGATCATCCTCTGTTgttcagtaaagaacctggaccctcacacacaaa acatgtttgtgtttgcagaggtcaggaccacagactgagagcagagtctccagggtccagctgtctgtctctgaggagTGACATGTCCATAGATCATCCTCTGTTgttcagtaaagaacctggaccctcacacacaaa aggtcaggaccacagactgagagcagagtctccagggtccagctgtctgtctctgaggagTGACATGTCCATAGATCATCCTCTGttgttcagtaatgaacctggaccctcacacacaga aagtcaggaccacagactgagagcagagtctccagggtccagatGTCTGTCTCTGAGGAGTGACATGTCCATAGATCATCCTCTGTTgttcagtaaagaacctggaccctcacacacaga ggagaggaagaggagtcatgtttctgaggaggagcagtcgtcctgctgtgcttcgtgtcaggacgtcctgaaggatccagtctccaccagctgtggacactggttctgcagacagtgcatcacctcatactgggaccagtctggttcttcaggagactccttctgtccccagtgtggacaaagatccagaacaggagctggaggtcagacagccg cagatcgtggtctgcaggaggtttcagatgaacataagctcagtgtgaggaggacatgtgaacatgtgactgaaggaagtgatgaaacaggaagtagaaccctcctcaacaggatatacactgagctccacatcacagagggacagagtgaagaggttaatactcaacatgaggtgaggcagcttgagacggcttccaagatgaagatcctccaggacactcccatcaaggtccacgacatctttaaagcctccactgaccagcagagcagcatcagagtcgtcctgaccaacggcgtcgctggagttggaaaaaccttctcggtgcagaagttcactctggactgggcagagggtttagagaaccaggatgtgggtctgctggctgtgctttcgttcagggagctgaacctggtgaaggaccagcagcacagtcttctcacgctgctccatgttttccatccagagttacagaagctcacggcagagacgctcgctgtctgtaaacctttgttcatctttgacggcctggatgaaagcagaccttctctggacttcaaccacagggagcttgtgtctgaggtcacacagaggtcatcagtcaacgtgctgctgacaaacctcatccgggggaatctgcttccctcggctctcgtctggataacctccagacctgcggcggccaatcagatccctcctgcatgtgttgacagggtcacagaagtacgaggcttcactgacgcccagaaggaggagtacttcaggaggaggttcagtgatgaagagctgtgcagcagaatcatctcacacatcaagacgtccaggagcctccacatcatgtgtcaaatcccagtcttctgctggatcagtgctacagttctggagcacatgttgaccacagaccagagaggagagctgcccaagaccctgactgacctgtactcacacttcctgctggttcagacaaagaggaagaacaacaagtacggtgagggacatgagacgagtccacagcagctgacggaggctgacagggatgttcttctgaagctggggaggctggcacttaaacatctggaggaaggaaacctcatgttctaccaagaagacctggagcggtgtggtcttaatgtcacagagaggcctcggtgtactcaggagtttgtactgagatcttcagaagagagtgtgtga
- the LOC128436289 gene encoding protein NLRC3 isoform X15, with protein MSGSKEEEDRAESPGSSCVSLHSDMSNDHPPLLFSKEPGPSHTKHVCVCRGQDHRLRAESPGSSCLSLRSDMSIDHPLLFSKEPGPSHTKHVCVCRGQDHRLRAESPGSSCLSLRSDMSIDHPLLFSKEPGPSHTKERKRSHVSEEEQSSCCASCQDVLKDPVSTSCGHWFCRQCITSYWDQSGSSGDSFCPQCGQRSRTGAGGQTAADRGLQEVSDEHKLSVRRTCEHVTEGSDETGSRTLLNRIYTELHITEGQSEEVNTQHEVRQLETASKMKILQDTPIKVHDIFKASTDQQSSIRVVLTNGVAGVGKTFSVQKFTLDWAEGLENQDVGLLAVLSFRELNLVKDQQHSLLTLLHVFHPELQKLTAETLAVCKPLFIFDGLDESRPSLDFNHRELVSEVTQRSSVNVLLTNLIRGNLLPSALVWITSRPAAANQIPPACVDRVTEVRGFTDAQKEEYFRRRFSDEELCSRIISHIKTSRSLHIMCQIPVFCWISATVLEHMLTTDQRGELPKTLTDLYSHFLLVQTKRKNNKYGEGHETSPQQLTEADRDVLLKLGRLALKHLEEGNLMFYQEDLERCGLNVTERPRCTQEFVLRSSEESV; from the exons atgagtggatctaaggaggaagaggacagagcagagtctccagggtccagctgtgtgtctctgcataGTGACATGTCCAATGATCATCCTCCTCTActcttcagtaaagaacctggaccctcacacacaaa acatgtttgtgtttgcagaggtcaggaccacagactgagagcagagtctccagggtccagctgtctgtctctgaggagTGACATGTCCATAGATCATCCTCTGTTgttcagtaaagaacctggaccctcacacacaaa acatgtttgtgtttgcagaggtcaggaccacagactgagagcagagtctccagggtccagctgtctgtctctgaggagTGACATGTCCATAGATCATCCTCTGTTgttcagtaaagaacctggaccctcacacacaaa ggagaggaagaggagtcatgtttctgaggaggagcagtcgtcctgctgtgcttcgtgtcaggacgtcctgaaggatccagtctccaccagctgtggacactggttctgcagacagtgcatcacctcatactgggaccagtctggttcttcaggagactccttctgtccccagtgtggacaaagatccagaacaggagctggaggtcagacagccg cagatcgtggtctgcaggaggtttcagatgaacataagctcagtgtgaggaggacatgtgaacatgtgactgaaggaagtgatgaaacaggaagtagaaccctcctcaacaggatatacactgagctccacatcacagagggacagagtgaagaggttaatactcaacatgaggtgaggcagcttgagacggcttccaagatgaagatcctccaggacactcccatcaaggtccacgacatctttaaagcctccactgaccagcagagcagcatcagagtcgtcctgaccaacggcgtcgctggagttggaaaaaccttctcggtgcagaagttcactctggactgggcagagggtttagagaaccaggatgtgggtctgctggctgtgctttcgttcagggagctgaacctggtgaaggaccagcagcacagtcttctcacgctgctccatgttttccatccagagttacagaagctcacggcagagacgctcgctgtctgtaaacctttgttcatctttgacggcctggatgaaagcagaccttctctggacttcaaccacagggagcttgtgtctgaggtcacacagaggtcatcagtcaacgtgctgctgacaaacctcatccgggggaatctgcttccctcggctctcgtctggataacctccagacctgcggcggccaatcagatccctcctgcatgtgttgacagggtcacagaagtacgaggcttcactgacgcccagaaggaggagtacttcaggaggaggttcagtgatgaagagctgtgcagcagaatcatctcacacatcaagacgtccaggagcctccacatcatgtgtcaaatcccagtcttctgctggatcagtgctacagttctggagcacatgttgaccacagaccagagaggagagctgcccaagaccctgactgacctgtactcacacttcctgctggttcagacaaagaggaagaacaacaagtacggtgagggacatgagacgagtccacagcagctgacggaggctgacagggatgttcttctgaagctggggaggctggcacttaaacatctggaggaaggaaacctcatgttctaccaagaagacctggagcggtgtggtcttaatgtcacagagaggcctcggtgtactcaggagtttgtactgagatcttcagaagagagtgtgtga
- the LOC128436289 gene encoding protein NLRC3 isoform X11: MSGSKEEEDRAESPGSSCVSLHSDMSNDHPPLLFSKEPGPSHTKHVCVCRGQDHRLRAESPGSSCLSLRSDMSIDHPLLFSKEPGPSHTKHVCVCRGQDHRLRAESPGSSCLSLRSDMSIDHPLLFSKEPGPSHTKHVCVCRGQDHRLRAESPGSSCLSLRSDMSIDHPLLFSNEPGPSHTEERKRSHVSEEEQSSCCASCQDVLKDPVSTSCGHWFCRQCITSYWDQSGSSGDSFCPQCGQRSRTGAGGQTAADRGLQEVSDEHKLSVRRTCEHVTEGSDETGSRTLLNRIYTELHITEGQSEEVNTQHEVRQLETASKMKILQDTPIKVHDIFKASTDQQSSIRVVLTNGVAGVGKTFSVQKFTLDWAEGLENQDVGLLAVLSFRELNLVKDQQHSLLTLLHVFHPELQKLTAETLAVCKPLFIFDGLDESRPSLDFNHRELVSEVTQRSSVNVLLTNLIRGNLLPSALVWITSRPAAANQIPPACVDRVTEVRGFTDAQKEEYFRRRFSDEELCSRIISHIKTSRSLHIMCQIPVFCWISATVLEHMLTTDQRGELPKTLTDLYSHFLLVQTKRKNNKYGEGHETSPQQLTEADRDVLLKLGRLALKHLEEGNLMFYQEDLERCGLNVTERPRCTQEFVLRSSEESV, translated from the exons atgagtggatctaaggaggaagaggacagagcagagtctccagggtccagctgtgtgtctctgcataGTGACATGTCCAATGATCATCCTCCTCTActcttcagtaaagaacctggaccctcacacacaaa acatgtttgtgtttgcagaggtcaggaccacagactgagagcagagtctccagggtccagctgtctgtctctgaggagTGACATGTCCATAGATCATCCTCTGTTgttcagtaaagaacctggaccctcacacacaaa acatgtttgtgtttgcagaggtcaggaccacagactgagagcagagtctccagggtccagctgtctgtctctgaggagTGACATGTCCATAGATCATCCTCTGTTgttcagtaaagaacctggaccctcacacacaaa acatgtttgtgtttgcagaggtcaggaccacagactgagagcagagtctccagggtccagctgtctgtctctgaggagTGACATGTCCATAGATCATCCTCTGttgttcagtaatgaacctggaccctcacacacaga ggagaggaagaggagtcatgtttctgaggaggagcagtcgtcctgctgtgcttcgtgtcaggacgtcctgaaggatccagtctccaccagctgtggacactggttctgcagacagtgcatcacctcatactgggaccagtctggttcttcaggagactccttctgtccccagtgtggacaaagatccagaacaggagctggaggtcagacagccg cagatcgtggtctgcaggaggtttcagatgaacataagctcagtgtgaggaggacatgtgaacatgtgactgaaggaagtgatgaaacaggaagtagaaccctcctcaacaggatatacactgagctccacatcacagagggacagagtgaagaggttaatactcaacatgaggtgaggcagcttgagacggcttccaagatgaagatcctccaggacactcccatcaaggtccacgacatctttaaagcctccactgaccagcagagcagcatcagagtcgtcctgaccaacggcgtcgctggagttggaaaaaccttctcggtgcagaagttcactctggactgggcagagggtttagagaaccaggatgtgggtctgctggctgtgctttcgttcagggagctgaacctggtgaaggaccagcagcacagtcttctcacgctgctccatgttttccatccagagttacagaagctcacggcagagacgctcgctgtctgtaaacctttgttcatctttgacggcctggatgaaagcagaccttctctggacttcaaccacagggagcttgtgtctgaggtcacacagaggtcatcagtcaacgtgctgctgacaaacctcatccgggggaatctgcttccctcggctctcgtctggataacctccagacctgcggcggccaatcagatccctcctgcatgtgttgacagggtcacagaagtacgaggcttcactgacgcccagaaggaggagtacttcaggaggaggttcagtgatgaagagctgtgcagcagaatcatctcacacatcaagacgtccaggagcctccacatcatgtgtcaaatcccagtcttctgctggatcagtgctacagttctggagcacatgttgaccacagaccagagaggagagctgcccaagaccctgactgacctgtactcacacttcctgctggttcagacaaagaggaagaacaacaagtacggtgagggacatgagacgagtccacagcagctgacggaggctgacagggatgttcttctgaagctggggaggctggcacttaaacatctggaggaaggaaacctcatgttctaccaagaagacctggagcggtgtggtcttaatgtcacagagaggcctcggtgtactcaggagtttgtactgagatcttcagaagagagtgtgtga
- the LOC128436289 gene encoding protein NLRC3 isoform X18 codes for MSGSKEEEDRAESPGSSCVSLHSDMSIDHPLLFSNEPGPSHTESQDHRLRAESPGSRCLSLRSDMSIDHPLLFSKEPGPSHTEERKRSHVSEEEQSSCCASCQDVLKDPVSTSCGHWFCRQCITSYWDQSGSSGDSFCPQCGQRSRTGAGGQTAADRGLQEVSDEHKLSVRRTCEHVTEGSDETGSRTLLNRIYTELHITEGQSEEVNTQHEVRQLETASKMKILQDTPIKVHDIFKASTDQQSSIRVVLTNGVAGVGKTFSVQKFTLDWAEGLENQDVGLLAVLSFRELNLVKDQQHSLLTLLHVFHPELQKLTAETLAVCKPLFIFDGLDESRPSLDFNHRELVSEVTQRSSVNVLLTNLIRGNLLPSALVWITSRPAAANQIPPACVDRVTEVRGFTDAQKEEYFRRRFSDEELCSRIISHIKTSRSLHIMCQIPVFCWISATVLEHMLTTDQRGELPKTLTDLYSHFLLVQTKRKNNKYGEGHETSPQQLTEADRDVLLKLGRLALKHLEEGNLMFYQEDLERCGLNVTERPRCTQEFVLRSSEESV; via the exons atgagtggatctaaggaggaagaggacagagcagagtctccagggtccagctgtgtgtctctgcat agTGACATGTCCATAGATCATCCTCTGttgttcagtaatgaacctggaccctcacacacaga aagtcaggaccacagactgagagcagagtctccagggtccagatGTCTGTCTCTGAGGAGTGACATGTCCATAGATCATCCTCTGTTgttcagtaaagaacctggaccctcacacacaga ggagaggaagaggagtcatgtttctgaggaggagcagtcgtcctgctgtgcttcgtgtcaggacgtcctgaaggatccagtctccaccagctgtggacactggttctgcagacagtgcatcacctcatactgggaccagtctggttcttcaggagactccttctgtccccagtgtggacaaagatccagaacaggagctggaggtcagacagccg cagatcgtggtctgcaggaggtttcagatgaacataagctcagtgtgaggaggacatgtgaacatgtgactgaaggaagtgatgaaacaggaagtagaaccctcctcaacaggatatacactgagctccacatcacagagggacagagtgaagaggttaatactcaacatgaggtgaggcagcttgagacggcttccaagatgaagatcctccaggacactcccatcaaggtccacgacatctttaaagcctccactgaccagcagagcagcatcagagtcgtcctgaccaacggcgtcgctggagttggaaaaaccttctcggtgcagaagttcactctggactgggcagagggtttagagaaccaggatgtgggtctgctggctgtgctttcgttcagggagctgaacctggtgaaggaccagcagcacagtcttctcacgctgctccatgttttccatccagagttacagaagctcacggcagagacgctcgctgtctgtaaacctttgttcatctttgacggcctggatgaaagcagaccttctctggacttcaaccacagggagcttgtgtctgaggtcacacagaggtcatcagtcaacgtgctgctgacaaacctcatccgggggaatctgcttccctcggctctcgtctggataacctccagacctgcggcggccaatcagatccctcctgcatgtgttgacagggtcacagaagtacgaggcttcactgacgcccagaaggaggagtacttcaggaggaggttcagtgatgaagagctgtgcagcagaatcatctcacacatcaagacgtccaggagcctccacatcatgtgtcaaatcccagtcttctgctggatcagtgctacagttctggagcacatgttgaccacagaccagagaggagagctgcccaagaccctgactgacctgtactcacacttcctgctggttcagacaaagaggaagaacaacaagtacggtgagggacatgagacgagtccacagcagctgacggaggctgacagggatgttcttctgaagctggggaggctggcacttaaacatctggaggaaggaaacctcatgttctaccaagaagacctggagcggtgtggtcttaatgtcacagagaggcctcggtgtactcaggagtttgtactgagatcttcagaagagagtgtgtga
- the LOC128436289 gene encoding protein NLRC3 isoform X13 translates to MSGSKEEEDRAESPGSSCVSLHSDMSNDHPPLLFSKEPGPSHTKHVCVCRGQDHRLRAESPGSSCLSLRSDMSIDHPLLFSKEPGPSHTKHVCVCRGQDHRLRAESPGSSCLSLRSDMSIDHPLLFSKEPGPSHTKSQDHRLRAESPGSRCLSLRSDMSIDHPLLFSKEPGPSHTEERKRSHVSEEEQSSCCASCQDVLKDPVSTSCGHWFCRQCITSYWDQSGSSGDSFCPQCGQRSRTGAGGQTAADRGLQEVSDEHKLSVRRTCEHVTEGSDETGSRTLLNRIYTELHITEGQSEEVNTQHEVRQLETASKMKILQDTPIKVHDIFKASTDQQSSIRVVLTNGVAGVGKTFSVQKFTLDWAEGLENQDVGLLAVLSFRELNLVKDQQHSLLTLLHVFHPELQKLTAETLAVCKPLFIFDGLDESRPSLDFNHRELVSEVTQRSSVNVLLTNLIRGNLLPSALVWITSRPAAANQIPPACVDRVTEVRGFTDAQKEEYFRRRFSDEELCSRIISHIKTSRSLHIMCQIPVFCWISATVLEHMLTTDQRGELPKTLTDLYSHFLLVQTKRKNNKYGEGHETSPQQLTEADRDVLLKLGRLALKHLEEGNLMFYQEDLERCGLNVTERPRCTQEFVLRSSEESV, encoded by the exons atgagtggatctaaggaggaagaggacagagcagagtctccagggtccagctgtgtgtctctgcataGTGACATGTCCAATGATCATCCTCCTCTActcttcagtaaagaacctggaccctcacacacaaa acatgtttgtgtttgcagaggtcaggaccacagactgagagcagagtctccagggtccagctgtctgtctctgaggagTGACATGTCCATAGATCATCCTCTGTTgttcagtaaagaacctggaccctcacacacaaa acatgtttgtgtttgcagaggtcaggaccacagactgagagcagagtctccagggtccagctgtctgtctctgaggagTGACATGTCCATAGATCATCCTCTGTTgttcagtaaagaacctggaccctcacacacaaa aagtcaggaccacagactgagagcagagtctccagggtccagatGTCTGTCTCTGAGGAGTGACATGTCCATAGATCATCCTCTGTTgttcagtaaagaacctggaccctcacacacaga ggagaggaagaggagtcatgtttctgaggaggagcagtcgtcctgctgtgcttcgtgtcaggacgtcctgaaggatccagtctccaccagctgtggacactggttctgcagacagtgcatcacctcatactgggaccagtctggttcttcaggagactccttctgtccccagtgtggacaaagatccagaacaggagctggaggtcagacagccg cagatcgtggtctgcaggaggtttcagatgaacataagctcagtgtgaggaggacatgtgaacatgtgactgaaggaagtgatgaaacaggaagtagaaccctcctcaacaggatatacactgagctccacatcacagagggacagagtgaagaggttaatactcaacatgaggtgaggcagcttgagacggcttccaagatgaagatcctccaggacactcccatcaaggtccacgacatctttaaagcctccactgaccagcagagcagcatcagagtcgtcctgaccaacggcgtcgctggagttggaaaaaccttctcggtgcagaagttcactctggactgggcagagggtttagagaaccaggatgtgggtctgctggctgtgctttcgttcagggagctgaacctggtgaaggaccagcagcacagtcttctcacgctgctccatgttttccatccagagttacagaagctcacggcagagacgctcgctgtctgtaaacctttgttcatctttgacggcctggatgaaagcagaccttctctggacttcaaccacagggagcttgtgtctgaggtcacacagaggtcatcagtcaacgtgctgctgacaaacctcatccgggggaatctgcttccctcggctctcgtctggataacctccagacctgcggcggccaatcagatccctcctgcatgtgttgacagggtcacagaagtacgaggcttcactgacgcccagaaggaggagtacttcaggaggaggttcagtgatgaagagctgtgcagcagaatcatctcacacatcaagacgtccaggagcctccacatcatgtgtcaaatcccagtcttctgctggatcagtgctacagttctggagcacatgttgaccacagaccagagaggagagctgcccaagaccctgactgacctgtactcacacttcctgctggttcagacaaagaggaagaacaacaagtacggtgagggacatgagacgagtccacagcagctgacggaggctgacagggatgttcttctgaagctggggaggctggcacttaaacatctggaggaaggaaacctcatgttctaccaagaagacctggagcggtgtggtcttaatgtcacagagaggcctcggtgtactcaggagtttgtactgagatcttcagaagagagtgtgtga